One Eubacterium sp. AB3007 genomic window, AAAGCTGTTCCAGGTCTTCCGGGGCTTCCAAATCTGTCGATACCGCATTGGTCTTCCTTACGATACCGCGCAGTTTCTCTGGATTCTCCAGCAGCGGGCAAGGCCGCAGATGGTTTTCGTTGAACGGTTGTCCGTCATGGTATGCTTGGAACAGTGGAGAACGCAGCCCATCCAAGAGCGTCTTCTCCCTGATGTTCGCGTCTGAATAGTGGATGAATACACAGGGCTCCATGTCCCCGTTTGCATTGATATGCAGATACCGCCTTCCACCGGCCACACAGCCATCCACATATTCCCCGTCATTTTGGAAATCGATTCCGAAGATCGGTTTTGTCTGGCGATATTCCCGGAGCTTATGATATAGATACGTCCGCTGCTCCGGGGTTGGCAGCAGTTCCTTCACCGCATCCTTTCCGACCGGCATATAGTGGAAGTACCAGACAAAATATGCTCCGGATTCTATCAGAGAATCATAGAAATCTTCATCTATAATGCTTTCCATATTCTCTCTGGTGTAGCAAGCGGAAACACCGAACGGCAGCTTGTTTCTCTTCATGACCTCCATGGCGTCCCGCACTTTCTGATATACACCGTTGCCGCGCCTGCCATCCGTAGCCTCTTCAAACCCCTCCAGGCTGATCGCAGGAACAAAGTTTCGGACGCGGAGCAGTTCCTTCGCAAATTCCTCATCGATCAGAGTCCCGTTAGTAAAGGAGAGGAAAATGCAATCGCTGTGCTTCTCACAAAGCCGGATGACATCCTTTTTCCTTACCAGCGGCTCACCTCCGGTGTAGATGTAGAAATACACCCCCAGTTCCTTGCCCTGTTCGATAATGCTGTCGATCTCATCAAAGGACAGATTCAGTTTGTTCCCGTACTCGGCTGCCCAACACCCTGTGCAATGAAGGTTGCATGCACTCGTCGGATCCAGAAGGATCGCCCATGGAATGTTACATCCCAGTTCCTTCCGGAGTTTCTCCTGCCTGGACCAACCAATCAGGACGGCATTCAGGAAGAAGTTTGTAAATACGGTCTGCAGAACTTTCCTATCCACATTGTTCAACAGATCAACAGTCATTTTGTGCCAGTTGGATTCCGGATTATCCACGATATACTTCCTGATGTACCCTCGCTGCACATCAAAACTGTCTCCCGCAAACCGATCGACCCAATCCATCAACTTGCCGAGATTCTTCTCTGGATCCTTTTCCAGATACTGAAGTGCGGTATTGATTCCGAATTCCTTTACTTTATAAGATATAGTCTTCATATTATTACTCCTTCTATAGTTAATATACACCATTGCCACTAACACAACACTAACAAATTTTGTGTTTTTTGTGATTTTACCACTCTTTTTTGGCATTTTTTTCAAACTTTTTTCAACAAAAAAAGAAAAACCGTCTTCGTTTTGCTGAGGGTTGCAGACTGTTGCCAATGCTGCGTACGAATCCAGTCTCGGCCAGTAGCGCTGGTTCTCACCTTCTTTTGGCGGTTAAATTCGTCTAGTTTTCCTTCATTTCGAAGGGCTGGCCCGTTCTGAAGGAACACCTGAAATATTTTCCTTCAAGACCCCTCATTGTGTAATTCTGAAGGAATACTTCACGGAAAAAAGCTCCGGATTTCCCCAATTCCGGGGTTTTGTCGTGCCACAAAGCCCTGCGTGCAAGGAATTATCTGACCTTCAGTTTCTTCTCGGCGGGCTCCTGATGTGCCTTCAGAAGCTCCGACGGCATGGTCAGCAGATCATAAAGAACTATCCCTCAACAAAAGCGTCACGGCGAAGCCGATCAGGGATCATCATGTTCATTACATCCATGACACCACCGTTCTTCACTTTCGGCTTCTCGAGCATCAGGCATCTCGGTCGGCGGTTGCCAGACATGGCCTTTTCTGCAGATCTGTCGCCAATGCCCTCAATTCCTAGGCGCCGGAAACAATATTTCCGAAAAACAGACTTATCCGTTTCCCAACCAGCAATATTTACGAACTATGGAAAACAATCGCATGAAATTACGTTTCCGGGATACCAGAATCGCCATTTTGGCGAAAAACGGTATCCCTGACCTTTCTCTGAGAGATATCTGGAATGCTTTTCTGCATTTGAATGACTTCGGCAACTCGCCACGGAAGGCTGTCGTGTTATCGATACAAGGAGGAAATCCATCCGGGTGTAACACTGGGTGCCACACCGGGTGACGCACTGGGTGCCACACCGGGTGACGCATTGGGTGCCACACTGGGTGACGCATTGGGTGCCACACTGGGTACAACCAAAGGTGCAACCACCATACACCGTCAACCACATTTTTTAAGGATCTGGACCCAGAGGCGATTTTGCAGGCTGCTCCGCACCCTGCCACTCTGCGGCTCCCCTCTCGGTCGCCTTGAGCCACTCGCTACGCGGCGGTTCACTGAACCGCCGCGCTTCACGCTCGTGCACTTTCGTGTTCGAACCGCCTCTGGGGCACCACGCAAAAAGGACAACTGACGCTGTCCTTCCGCGTGGTGCCCCAGAGGCGATTCGAACACCCGACGCACGGTTTAGGAAACCGACGCTCTATCCCCTGAGCTACTGAGGCTTATCACTCACATATATTACCACAAAAATATTATAAAAACAATGGGAAATAGCGCATATTTCTTCCATTATCCTTTAATCTATGCTATACTACACATACAAATATCTGATAATTCAGACCAATCGTTCACATCGGCATGGGTTTAATGAGTAGAGAAAGGAGATTGTTATGAGAATGTTATTGCGGAGATCTCTGCTGATGGCTTTGTGCCTGGCGTTGGTGGCCACCTTCAGCGTGGCGGCGCCGGGCGGGCAGGCCGCGGCAAAATCCAAGAAGATGAAAATGCCCACCAAAATGACCTACTATCGCCTTGACAGCGGAAAGTGGGTGAAGGAGTACACAGAAACATACAAGTACAACAAGAAGGGAGATCTAATCAAAATCACGGACAGCGGTGACGAGGCGATCCTCACCACCACCATCAAATATAAGTACAAGAAGAAGAAAAAGGTCTCCTGCACTTCCAAGATGGACAACTCCTTCCGCACCACCTACAAGTTCAACAAGAAGGGACAGCTGGTGAGCGCGAGAGATCATTATCTCGATGCTAACACCCTCACCACCTACGCCTATAGTTACAACAAGG contains:
- a CDS encoding radical SAM protein; protein product: MKTISYKVKEFGINTALQYLEKDPEKNLGKLMDWVDRFAGDSFDVQRGYIRKYIVDNPESNWHKMTVDLLNNVDRKVLQTVFTNFFLNAVLIGWSRQEKLRKELGCNIPWAILLDPTSACNLHCTGCWAAEYGNKLNLSFDEIDSIIEQGKELGVYFYIYTGGEPLVRKKDVIRLCEKHSDCIFLSFTNGTLIDEEFAKELLRVRNFVPAISLEGFEEATDGRRGNGVYQKVRDAMEVMKRNKLPFGVSACYTRENMESIIDEDFYDSLIESGAYFVWYFHYMPVGKDAVKELLPTPEQRTYLYHKLREYRQTKPIFGIDFQNDGEYVDGCVAGGRRYLHINANGDMEPCVFIHYSDANIREKTLLDGLRSPLFQAYHDGQPFNENHLRPCPLLENPEKLRGIVRKTNAVSTDLEAPEDLEQLCSRCDNYAKHWEGPANALWAQSHGKGRES